In a genomic window of Nesterenkonia halotolerans:
- a CDS encoding DUF721 domain-containing protein: MSSLEDRLQDHEDAAKILLARMRAAAKGRGEHRLRGTPKGTSLAGDPRSSSSDKQKRAAASGSRSADRRDPNLLGGVVDGLIKTRGWSSPVAVGSVVARWEQLVGTAIAEHCKPEKFENGVVEVICDSSAWATNLKLMQPQLMDVFNRELGPGIVTGLSIRGPQAPSWKKGLYSVRGRGPRDTYG, from the coding sequence ATGAGCAGCCTTGAGGATCGGCTCCAGGATCACGAGGACGCCGCCAAGATTCTGCTTGCCCGGATGCGCGCCGCGGCGAAGGGGCGCGGCGAACATCGGCTCCGCGGCACACCCAAGGGCACCTCATTGGCGGGAGATCCGCGCAGCAGCAGCTCGGACAAGCAGAAGCGAGCCGCGGCGTCGGGCTCCCGGTCTGCTGATCGGCGGGATCCCAACCTGCTCGGCGGCGTGGTCGACGGACTGATCAAGACTCGCGGCTGGAGCTCTCCGGTGGCGGTGGGATCCGTCGTCGCTCGCTGGGAACAGCTGGTCGGCACCGCGATCGCCGAGCACTGCAAGCCGGAGAAGTTCGAGAACGGTGTGGTGGAGGTGATCTGTGATTCCTCCGCCTGGGCGACGAATCTGAAGCTGATGCAGCCACAACTCATGGACGTGTTCAACCGCGAGCTCGGACCCGGGATCGTGACGGGGCTGAGCATCCGCGGTCCGCAGGCGCCGAGCTGGAAGAAGGGCCTGTACTCGGTGCGCGGCAGGGGCCCGCGCGACACCTACGGATGA
- the recF gene encoding DNA replication/repair protein RecF (All proteins in this family for which functions are known are DNA-binding proteins that assist the filamentation of RecA onto DNA for the initiation of recombination or recombinational repair.), which translates to MRLSQLTLTDFRSYAHAQLQLQPGPNVLLGFNGVGKTNIAEAIGYLSTLSSHRVSQDGPLVRHGEKQAIIRADAHRGARQALLEVEINPGRSNRARINRGNPVRATDVLGILRTVLFAPEDLELIKGGPTLRRRLFDDLAVQLRPALGRVRLDYEKVLKQRNALLKSIRHEGFTSTHEATLAVWDHQLSEAGAHLLKARLEMLTALRPHVATAYEQLSGSVRTARVQYVSSLEEDLPQDSLSASETGDGVASDASRPDVSALETLTRQELASLMLQRLQGSRRAERDRAMTLVGPHRDDVNFSLDQVPVKGFASHGETWSFALALRLGAYRVMVDDDPEEGARPVLILDDVFAELDARRRRRLAELAAEAEQLIVTAAVDDDVPEALLGNALRVESVDQISQVSVHEQP; encoded by the coding sequence ATGCGGCTGTCACAGCTCACCCTCACCGACTTCCGCAGCTACGCCCACGCGCAGCTGCAGCTGCAGCCTGGACCCAACGTCCTGCTGGGGTTCAACGGTGTGGGGAAGACCAACATCGCCGAGGCCATCGGCTACCTGTCCACCTTGAGCTCCCACCGGGTGAGTCAGGATGGCCCGCTCGTCCGGCATGGCGAGAAGCAGGCCATCATCCGTGCTGACGCCCATCGGGGCGCTCGTCAGGCCCTGCTCGAGGTCGAGATCAATCCGGGACGCAGCAATCGTGCTCGGATCAATCGTGGAAATCCGGTCCGTGCCACCGATGTGCTGGGGATACTGCGCACGGTGCTCTTCGCCCCGGAGGATCTGGAGCTGATCAAGGGCGGACCCACGCTGCGGAGGCGCCTCTTCGATGATCTGGCGGTTCAGCTGCGGCCAGCGCTGGGGCGAGTGCGCCTTGACTACGAGAAGGTGCTCAAACAGCGCAATGCGCTGCTCAAGTCCATCCGCCACGAGGGCTTCACCTCCACGCATGAAGCCACCCTCGCGGTCTGGGATCATCAGCTCTCCGAGGCTGGAGCGCATCTGCTCAAGGCGCGCCTGGAGATGCTCACCGCGCTGCGCCCCCATGTGGCCACAGCCTATGAGCAGCTCTCCGGGAGCGTGCGCACGGCGAGGGTGCAATACGTGAGCTCGCTGGAGGAAGACCTCCCCCAGGACTCGCTCTCGGCCTCCGAGACGGGCGACGGCGTTGCCAGTGACGCGTCCAGGCCGGATGTCTCGGCGCTGGAGACCCTCACCCGGCAGGAGCTGGCATCCCTGATGCTGCAGCGGCTGCAGGGTTCTCGGCGGGCCGAGCGGGACCGGGCGATGACCCTGGTGGGCCCGCATCGTGACGATGTGAACTTCAGCCTGGACCAGGTGCCGGTGAAGGGCTTCGCCTCCCATGGCGAGACCTGGTCCTTCGCACTGGCTCTGCGACTCGGTGCCTACCGGGTGATGGTCGATGACGATCCCGAGGAGGGTGCCCGGCCGGTGCTGATCCTGGACGACGTCTTCGCGGAGCTGGATGCGCGCCGTCGTCGTCGTCTTGCCGAGCTCGCCGCGGAGGCGGAACAGCTGATCGTGACGGCAGCAGTGGACGACGACGTCCCAGAGGCCCTGCTGGGCAATGCGCTGCGGGTCGAATCGGTGGACCAGATCAGCCAGGTGTCAGTCCATGAGCAGCCTTGA
- the dnaA gene encoding chromosomal replication initiator protein DnaA: protein MEYYVQNFADIHEGSSVPAESEVDVPRKWQQVLAELRENHGIAGLRLTDVGRAVPQGEQLLGETLLLTVAVPHERVRELMQSTLAAQLGDAMRTVFGKDVLCAYVIDPELATRQRELGVAASANSAPSAASASSTAVDDLYPGEVRTENPRHRPESEGYDRPERSERPERVGIGMSRERDEYGEPSFAPTDYSQYERTAQPQRDARLAERRPPSRPAPPASFTASGSEHYETSRLNPRYTFDTFVIGSSNRFAHAAANAVAEAPAKAYNPLFIYGDSGLGKTHLLHAIGHYAQRLYSGIRVRYVNSEEFTNDFINSIRDDEGASFKHLYRNVDILLLDDIQFLADKERTVEEFFHTFNTLYNNNKQVVITSDLPPKRLSGFEERLRSRFELGLITDIQPPELETRIAILRKKATAENFSCPDDVLEYIGSKISSNIRELEGALIRVTAYAALNKQAVDLALAEQVMRDLISDDHAQEITADQIINATADYFTFSVEELISKSRNRKLVNARQIAMYLLRELTEMSLPKIGQALGGRDHTTVMYAERKIRELMAERRAVFNQVTELTNKIKQQR from the coding sequence GTGGAATACTATGTGCAGAATTTCGCCGATATCCACGAGGGGAGCAGCGTGCCTGCTGAGTCAGAGGTCGATGTGCCGCGGAAGTGGCAGCAGGTGCTTGCCGAGCTCCGAGAGAATCATGGCATCGCCGGCCTGCGGCTGACCGACGTCGGGCGGGCAGTGCCGCAGGGGGAACAGCTTCTGGGCGAGACTCTGCTGCTCACCGTTGCGGTGCCCCACGAACGGGTTCGCGAGCTCATGCAGTCGACCCTGGCCGCCCAGCTCGGTGACGCGATGCGCACGGTCTTCGGCAAGGACGTCCTCTGTGCCTATGTCATCGACCCGGAACTCGCGACGCGGCAGCGCGAGCTGGGAGTAGCAGCGAGCGCGAACTCGGCGCCCTCTGCGGCTTCAGCCTCCTCCACCGCAGTCGATGATCTCTACCCGGGGGAAGTCCGCACCGAGAACCCTCGACACCGCCCGGAGTCCGAGGGCTACGACCGCCCAGAACGCTCCGAGCGACCGGAACGCGTCGGGATCGGGATGAGCAGGGAACGGGACGAGTACGGTGAGCCCAGCTTCGCCCCCACGGACTATTCACAGTACGAACGCACCGCGCAGCCCCAGCGGGACGCCCGGCTGGCCGAGCGTCGTCCCCCCAGCCGACCAGCCCCACCGGCCTCCTTCACCGCGAGCGGCAGCGAGCACTACGAGACCTCACGGCTGAATCCCCGGTATACCTTTGACACCTTCGTCATCGGCTCCTCCAACCGCTTCGCCCACGCTGCGGCGAATGCGGTCGCAGAAGCTCCCGCCAAGGCCTACAACCCGCTGTTCATCTACGGCGACTCGGGACTGGGCAAGACGCATCTGCTGCACGCCATAGGCCACTATGCGCAGCGGCTCTACTCCGGGATCCGCGTCCGCTACGTGAACTCGGAGGAGTTCACCAACGACTTCATCAATTCGATCCGTGACGACGAAGGTGCCAGCTTCAAGCACCTCTACCGCAACGTCGACATCCTGCTGCTGGATGACATCCAGTTCCTCGCCGATAAAGAGCGCACCGTGGAGGAGTTCTTCCACACCTTCAACACCCTCTACAACAACAACAAGCAGGTCGTGATCACCTCGGATCTGCCTCCCAAACGTCTCTCCGGCTTCGAGGAGCGGCTGAGATCTCGGTTCGAGCTGGGCCTCATCACCGACATCCAGCCCCCCGAGCTTGAGACCCGCATCGCGATTCTGCGCAAGAAGGCCACCGCGGAGAACTTCTCCTGTCCAGATGACGTCCTTGAGTACATCGGTTCAAAGATCTCCTCGAACATCCGGGAGCTCGAGGGGGCCCTCATCCGCGTCACGGCCTACGCCGCGCTGAACAAGCAGGCGGTGGACCTCGCGCTGGCGGAGCAGGTCATGCGGGACCTGATCTCGGATGACCACGCTCAGGAGATCACGGCCGACCAGATCATCAACGCCACGGCGGACTACTTCACCTTCAGCGTCGAGGAGCTGATCTCCAAGTCACGCAACCGCAAGCTGGTCAACGCCCGGCAGATCGCGATGTACCTGCTGCGCGAACTCACGGAGATGTCCCTCCCCAAGATCGGACAGGCCCTCGGCGGGCGAGACCACACGACCGTGATGTACGCCGAGCGAAAGATCCGCGAACTCATGGCAGAGCGTCGGGCCGTGTTCAACCAGGTCACGGAGCTCACGAACAAGATCAAGCAGCAGCGGTAG
- the dnaN gene encoding DNA polymerase III subunit beta — protein MEFTVERDVLSEAVSWAARSLSPRPPAPVLAGLHITAADQTVTISSFDHEISAQLHIEADVTQPGTILVSGRLLNDIVKSLPNAPVTVQLQDSRVQLTCRSSKFTLSTMPVDEYPELPGMPELAGTVDGAAFARAVSQVITAASKDDTLPILTGVKVEIEGDTITFLATDRYRLAMREINWSPAAPDISTSVLIKAKTLNDVAKSLAGAGSLQIALSESAELVGFSSGGRRTTSVLVDGDYPKIRQLFPEDTPIHAVVNTAEFIEAARRVSLVSERNGHVRLQFTQDNEVILDAGVDDAASASEVIPATLSGESITVGFNPAYLNEGLNVIDSEFLRFSFVSAPKPAMITGQAEAEGEKSIDFRYLLMPVRLINQ, from the coding sequence GTGGAGTTCACTGTTGAACGGGATGTTCTTTCCGAAGCGGTTTCCTGGGCCGCCCGTTCCCTCTCCCCTCGACCACCTGCACCGGTGCTGGCAGGTCTGCACATCACTGCAGCCGACCAGACGGTCACCATCTCAAGCTTCGATCATGAGATCTCCGCCCAGCTGCATATCGAGGCCGATGTCACGCAGCCTGGGACGATCCTGGTCTCCGGGCGTCTGCTCAACGACATCGTGAAATCTCTGCCGAACGCCCCCGTGACGGTGCAGCTGCAGGATTCGCGGGTCCAGCTGACCTGCCGGTCCTCAAAGTTCACCCTGTCCACGATGCCGGTGGACGAGTATCCAGAGCTCCCTGGCATGCCGGAGCTTGCAGGCACCGTGGATGGAGCCGCCTTCGCTCGCGCCGTCTCCCAGGTGATCACCGCTGCCTCGAAAGACGACACCCTCCCGATCCTCACCGGCGTGAAGGTGGAGATCGAGGGCGACACGATCACCTTCCTGGCCACTGACCGCTATCGCCTCGCGATGCGCGAGATCAACTGGTCCCCTGCTGCGCCGGATATCTCCACGTCAGTGCTGATCAAGGCGAAGACGCTCAACGATGTCGCGAAGTCCCTCGCCGGTGCCGGTTCGCTGCAGATCGCTCTCTCGGAGTCCGCAGAACTCGTCGGCTTCTCCTCTGGAGGACGGCGCACCACCTCGGTGCTGGTCGACGGGGACTACCCCAAGATTCGCCAGCTCTTCCCCGAGGACACCCCGATCCACGCAGTGGTCAACACCGCGGAGTTCATCGAGGCGGCCCGCCGCGTCTCGCTGGTGTCTGAGCGCAACGGCCATGTGCGGCTGCAGTTCACCCAGGACAATGAGGTCATCCTCGACGCCGGTGTGGATGATGCGGCCTCCGCCTCGGAGGTCATCCCCGCGACGCTGAGCGGCGAATCGATCACCGTGGGCTTCAACCCCGCATACCTGAACGAGGGACTCAACGTCATCGATTCGGAGTTCCTGCGCTTTTCGTTCGTCTCTGCGCCCAAGCCCGCGATGATCACGGGGCAGGCCGAAGCTGAGGGTGAGAAGTCCATTGATTTCCGGTATCTGCTGATGCCGGTGCGTCTGATCAACCAGTAG
- the gyrA gene encoding DNA gyrase subunit A has protein sequence MSDNTEEPQDPQGGPSEAVEGVVVDDIVTHDRIRQIDLQTEMKRSYLDYAMAVIVGRALPDVRDGLKPVHRRVLYAMYDGGYRPDRSFNKCARVVGDVMGNYHPHGDSAIYDALSRLIQDWVMRYPLATGQGNFGNPGDDGPAAPRYTETKMAQLAMEMVRDINENTVDFQDNYDGKQQEPVVLPSRFPNLLVNGSSGIAVGMATNIPPHNLREVADGVKWYLQNPQASREELLEALLQRIKGPDFPTGAQILGTRGIEEAYRTGRGSITMRAVVNVEEIQGRTCLVVTELPYHANPDNLARKIALLVKDGKVSGIADLRDESSGRTGQRLVVVLKRDAVAKVVLNNLYKHTQLQENFSANMLALVDGIPRTLSLDAFVHHWVTHQIDVIVRRTQFRLDKAQREAHIKVGLLKALDDLDRVISTIRASSTVEEARQNLKALLDIDDDQAQAILDMQLRKLAALERQRLQDEYDELMTMIADFQDILASEDRQRRIISAELDTIVDKHGDDRRTHIQLGYDGDMSMEDLIPQEDVVVSITRDGYVKRTKIDNYRAQHRGGKGVRGAQLRADDIVEHFFVTTTHHWILFFTNLGRVYRTKCYDLMESGRDSKGQHVANIVAFQPDEYIAGVLPLRTYEDAPYLVLATKRGLVKKTVLTDYDTPRQAGVIAINLREDDELVSSKLVSAEDDLMLVSRKGQSLRFTATDEALRPMGRATSGVTGMKFREEDELLAADVITENSYVFVVTEAGYAKRSDVSEYRVQGRGGLGIKVGKLVEDRGDLVGAMVVEDDDEVLVVMESGMVVRSPVSGVPSKGRDTMGVIFAKPRKKDRILKVARSSGVALAATGEAEAAESETPEPDSASADSPDSADAVALVPDEADRDEADRENA, from the coding sequence GTGAGTGACAACACCGAAGAACCCCAGGATCCGCAGGGCGGTCCCAGTGAGGCCGTGGAGGGCGTCGTCGTCGACGACATCGTGACCCACGACCGGATCCGGCAGATCGATCTGCAGACCGAGATGAAGCGGTCTTACCTGGACTACGCGATGGCCGTGATCGTCGGCCGCGCGCTGCCCGATGTCCGCGACGGGCTCAAGCCCGTGCACCGTCGCGTGCTCTACGCGATGTACGACGGCGGCTACCGCCCGGACCGCTCCTTCAACAAGTGCGCCCGCGTGGTCGGCGATGTGATGGGCAATTATCACCCGCACGGCGACTCGGCGATCTACGACGCCCTGTCCCGGCTGATCCAGGACTGGGTCATGCGCTACCCGCTGGCCACCGGTCAGGGGAACTTCGGCAACCCCGGCGACGACGGCCCGGCCGCCCCGCGTTATACCGAGACCAAGATGGCGCAGCTGGCCATGGAGATGGTCCGGGACATCAACGAGAACACCGTCGATTTCCAGGACAACTACGACGGCAAGCAGCAGGAGCCTGTGGTCCTGCCGTCCCGCTTCCCGAACCTGCTGGTCAACGGCTCCTCCGGCATCGCCGTGGGCATGGCCACCAACATTCCTCCACACAACCTGCGCGAGGTCGCCGATGGTGTGAAGTGGTACCTGCAGAACCCGCAGGCCTCCCGCGAGGAGCTCCTCGAGGCGCTGCTGCAGCGGATCAAGGGACCCGACTTCCCCACCGGAGCCCAGATCCTGGGCACCCGCGGGATCGAAGAGGCCTACCGCACCGGCCGCGGCTCGATCACCATGCGCGCAGTGGTCAACGTCGAAGAGATCCAGGGGCGCACCTGCCTGGTCGTCACCGAGCTGCCGTACCACGCGAACCCCGACAACCTGGCGCGGAAGATCGCGCTGCTGGTCAAGGACGGCAAGGTCTCCGGCATCGCGGATCTGCGCGACGAGTCCTCCGGACGCACCGGTCAGCGCCTCGTCGTCGTGCTCAAGCGCGACGCCGTGGCCAAGGTGGTGCTGAACAACCTCTATAAGCACACCCAGCTGCAGGAGAACTTCTCCGCGAACATGCTGGCCCTGGTGGACGGGATTCCGCGCACGCTGAGCCTGGACGCCTTCGTGCACCACTGGGTCACCCACCAGATCGACGTCATCGTCCGGCGCACCCAGTTCCGCCTCGACAAGGCCCAGCGCGAGGCGCACATCAAGGTGGGTCTGCTCAAGGCGCTCGATGACCTGGACCGCGTGATCTCCACGATCCGCGCCTCCTCCACCGTCGAAGAGGCCCGGCAGAACCTCAAGGCGCTGCTGGACATCGACGACGATCAGGCCCAGGCCATCCTCGACATGCAGCTGCGCAAGCTCGCCGCGCTGGAGCGACAGCGCCTGCAGGATGAGTACGACGAGTTGATGACCATGATCGCGGACTTCCAGGACATCCTGGCCTCCGAGGACCGGCAGCGCCGGATCATCAGCGCCGAGCTGGACACGATCGTGGACAAGCACGGAGACGACCGGCGCACGCACATCCAGCTCGGCTACGACGGCGACATGTCCATGGAGGATCTGATCCCCCAGGAGGACGTCGTGGTCTCGATCACCCGCGACGGCTACGTCAAGCGGACCAAGATCGACAACTACCGGGCCCAGCACCGCGGCGGCAAGGGTGTCCGCGGCGCGCAGCTGCGTGCCGATGACATCGTGGAGCATTTCTTCGTCACCACCACGCACCACTGGATCCTGTTCTTCACCAATCTCGGTCGGGTCTACCGGACCAAGTGCTATGACCTGATGGAGTCCGGACGCGATTCCAAGGGCCAGCATGTCGCGAACATCGTGGCCTTCCAGCCCGATGAGTACATCGCCGGAGTCCTTCCGCTGCGCACCTACGAGGACGCGCCGTACCTGGTGCTCGCCACCAAGCGCGGCCTGGTGAAGAAGACGGTGCTCACCGACTACGACACCCCGCGTCAGGCGGGTGTGATCGCCATCAACCTGCGCGAGGATGACGAGCTGGTCTCCTCCAAGCTGGTCTCCGCAGAGGATGACCTGATGCTGGTCTCCCGCAAGGGTCAGTCCCTGCGCTTCACCGCCACCGACGAGGCGCTGCGTCCCATGGGACGCGCCACCTCCGGTGTGACCGGCATGAAGTTCCGCGAGGAGGACGAGCTGCTCGCCGCCGATGTGATCACCGAGAACTCCTATGTCTTCGTGGTGACCGAGGCCGGCTACGCCAAGCGCTCCGACGTCAGCGAGTACCGGGTGCAGGGCCGCGGAGGCCTGGGCATCAAGGTCGGCAAGCTGGTGGAAGATCGCGGCGACCTGGTCGGTGCGATGGTCGTGGAGGACGACGACGAGGTGCTCGTCGTCATGGAATCCGGCATGGTGGTGCGTTCACCCGTCTCAGGCGTACCCTCCAAGGGACGCGACACGATGGGGGTCATCTTCGCGAAGCCGCGCAAGAAGGATCGGATCCTGAAGGTGGCGCGCAGCTCGGGAGTGGCCCTGGCCGCGACCGGCGAGGCTGAGGCAGCAGAATCCGAGACACCGGAACCCGATTCAGCCTCGGCTGACAGTCCAGACTCCGCCGATGCAGTAGCGTTGGTCCCTGATGAAGCGGACCGAGATGAAGCGGACCGAGAGAACGCCTGA
- the gyrB gene encoding DNA topoisomerase (ATP-hydrolyzing) subunit B, whose protein sequence is MTSANENKQHQGTYGASDITVLEGLEAVRKRPGMYIGSTGERGLHHLVYEVVDNSVDEALAGYCSHIQVTLQEDGGVRVEDDGRGIPVDMHPKEGRPTVEVVMTVLHAGGKFGGSGYAVSGGLHGVGISVVNALSSKVRTTVRRQGYEWSIGFGNGGETTHELTRGAETEATGTTQIFFPDPQIFESTEFDFETLRARFQQMAFLNKGLRITLRDERNIAGNEVVHDEILEGHHEDDAPAELEPTEAGGGHDGIIETPKGRVVVYQYDAGLLDYVNHLNATKRAEHVHDDVIAFEAEDTERGMAAELAMQWTLSYSESVHTYANTINTHEGGTHEEGFRAAMTTLINKYSRDKQILREKDDNLTGEDIREGLTAVISVKLREPQFEGQTKTKLGNTEARGFVQRVVNDYLGDWLERNPGPARDIVRKAQSAAHARVAARKARENARRKSPLETMGMPGKLADCSSKDPSESEIYLVEGDSAGGSAKRGRDPRTQAILPLRGKILNVERARLDRAMGNQEVQSMITAFGTGIGEDFDQAKLRYHKIVLMADADVDGQHITTLMLTLLFRYMRPLIEHGNVFLAQPPLYKIKWQSGPMDYVYTDAERDKALSEGRAKGRKLPKELGIQRYKGLGEMDYSELWETTMDPEHRTLLQVSMEDAAAADEVFSILMGEDVESRRGFIQQNAKDVRFLDI, encoded by the coding sequence GTGACCTCGGCTAACGAGAACAAGCAGCACCAGGGTACCTACGGCGCCTCGGACATCACCGTCCTGGAGGGCCTGGAGGCAGTTCGCAAGCGTCCCGGCATGTACATCGGCTCCACCGGAGAGCGCGGCCTGCACCACCTGGTCTATGAAGTCGTCGACAACTCTGTGGATGAGGCGCTGGCCGGCTACTGCTCACACATCCAGGTCACGCTGCAGGAGGACGGCGGCGTGCGCGTCGAGGATGACGGCCGCGGCATCCCTGTGGACATGCATCCCAAGGAGGGACGCCCCACGGTCGAGGTCGTGATGACCGTGCTGCACGCGGGCGGCAAGTTCGGCGGCAGCGGCTACGCGGTCTCCGGCGGCCTGCACGGCGTGGGCATCTCCGTGGTCAACGCACTCTCCTCCAAGGTCCGCACCACCGTGCGCCGGCAGGGCTACGAGTGGAGCATCGGCTTCGGCAACGGCGGCGAGACCACCCATGAACTGACCCGCGGCGCTGAGACCGAGGCCACCGGCACCACTCAGATCTTCTTCCCGGATCCGCAGATCTTCGAGAGCACCGAGTTCGACTTCGAGACCCTGCGCGCGCGGTTCCAGCAGATGGCGTTCCTGAACAAGGGTCTGCGCATCACCCTGCGCGACGAGCGCAACATCGCCGGCAACGAGGTGGTCCACGACGAGATCCTCGAGGGACATCACGAGGATGACGCCCCCGCCGAGCTGGAGCCCACCGAGGCCGGTGGCGGCCATGACGGCATCATCGAGACCCCCAAGGGCCGGGTCGTCGTCTACCAGTACGACGCCGGACTGCTCGACTACGTCAATCACCTCAACGCCACGAAACGGGCCGAACACGTCCACGACGACGTCATCGCCTTCGAGGCCGAGGACACCGAGCGCGGGATGGCCGCCGAGCTTGCGATGCAGTGGACGCTGTCCTACTCGGAATCGGTGCACACCTACGCCAACACGATCAACACCCATGAGGGCGGCACCCACGAAGAGGGTTTCCGTGCCGCGATGACCACGTTGATCAACAAATACTCCCGCGACAAGCAGATCCTGCGCGAGAAGGACGACAACCTCACCGGTGAGGACATCCGCGAGGGACTCACCGCGGTGATCTCGGTGAAGCTGCGCGAGCCGCAGTTCGAGGGCCAGACCAAGACCAAGCTGGGCAACACCGAGGCGCGCGGATTCGTCCAGCGCGTGGTCAACGACTACCTCGGAGACTGGCTGGAGCGGAACCCGGGCCCCGCTCGAGACATCGTGCGCAAGGCCCAGTCCGCCGCCCACGCCCGCGTGGCGGCCCGCAAGGCCCGCGAGAACGCCCGGCGCAAGTCGCCCCTGGAGACCATGGGCATGCCCGGCAAGCTGGCGGACTGCTCCTCCAAGGACCCCTCCGAGTCTGAGATCTACCTGGTCGAGGGCGACTCGGCCGGTGGTTCGGCCAAGCGCGGCCGTGACCCGCGCACCCAGGCGATCCTTCCGCTGCGCGGGAAGATCCTCAACGTGGAGCGGGCCCGGCTCGACCGAGCCATGGGCAACCAAGAGGTCCAGTCGATGATCACCGCCTTCGGCACCGGCATCGGCGAGGACTTCGATCAGGCCAAGCTGCGCTATCACAAGATCGTGCTGATGGCCGATGCCGATGTGGACGGGCAGCACATCACCACGCTGATGCTGACCCTGCTCTTCCGCTACATGCGTCCGCTGATCGAGCACGGCAACGTCTTCCTGGCCCAGCCGCCGCTGTACAAGATCAAGTGGCAGTCCGGCCCCATGGACTACGTGTACACCGATGCCGAGCGGGACAAGGCCCTCTCCGAGGGTCGCGCCAAGGGGCGCAAGCTGCCCAAGGAGCTCGGCATCCAGCGCTACAAGGGCCTGGGCGAGATGGACTACTCGGAGCTGTGGGAGACCACCATGGATCCCGAGCACCGCACACTGCTTCAGGTCTCCATGGAAGACGCGGCCGCCGCTGATGAGGTGTTCTCCATCCTCATGGGTGAAGACGTCGAATCCCGCCGCGGATTCATCCAGCAGAACGCCAAGGACGTCCGCTTCCTCGACATCTGA